Proteins encoded in a region of the Triticum dicoccoides isolate Atlit2015 ecotype Zavitan chromosome 3A, WEW_v2.0, whole genome shotgun sequence genome:
- the LOC119269084 gene encoding uncharacterized protein LOC119269084, whose protein sequence is MTTKAKLGELMWEHRLRAAAAVAFLAVAVVSISAVGPRLGAVVSFFWPLLVSTGFFLVAITVLLRISPPPSGAEESGKEIIDFVAGCRPEHLLPEASATVEVPPEPEI, encoded by the coding sequence ATGACGACCAAGGCGAAGCTCGGGGAGCTAATGTGGGAGCACCGgctgcgtgcggcggcggcggtggcgttcctcgccgtcgccgtggtgtcGATCTCCGCCGTCGGGCCCAGGCTCGGCGCCGTGGTCTCCTTCTTCTGGCCGCTGCTCGTCTCCACGGGCTTCTTCCTCGTGGCCATCACCGTGCTGCTCCGGATCTCGCCGCCGCCCAGCGGCGCGGAGGAGTCCGGCAAGGAGATCATCGACTTCGTCGCCGGGTGCCGCCCCGAGCACCTCCTCCCGGAGGCGTCCGCCACCGTGGAGGTGCCGCCGGAGCCGGAGATCTGA
- the LOC119269085 gene encoding UDP-arabinopyranose mutase 1-like, giving the protein MAPLLKDELDIVIPTIRNLEFLEMWRPFFEPYHLIIVQDGDPTRTVMVPEGFDYELYNRNDINRILGPKASCISFKDSACRCFGYMVSKKKYVYTIDDDCFVAKDPTGKDIDALAKHIQNLLCPSTPLFFNTLYDPYQEGADFVRGYPFSLREGVPTAVSHGLWLNIPDYDAPTQLVKPRERNGRYVDAVMTIPKGSLFPMCGMNLAFDRELIGPAMYFGLMGDGQPIGRYDDMWAGWCVKVICDHLGLGVKTGLPYIWHSKASNPFVNLKKEYKGIFWQEDIIPFFQAAKLTKECDTVQKCYISLSQQVREKLGKIDPYFTKLADAMVTWIEAWDMLNSKDSKDSKEADANGKLKGK; this is encoded by the exons GCCGTACCACCTCATCATCGTGCAGGACGGCGACCCCACCAGGACCGTCATGGTGCCCGAGGGCTTCGACTACGAGCTCTACAACCGCAACGACATCAACCGCATCCTCGGCCCCAAGGCCTCCTGCATCTCCTTCAAGGACTCCGCCTGCCGCTGCTTCGGCTACATGGTCTCCAAGAAGAAGTACGTctacaccatcgacgacgactgctTC GTGGCCAAGGACCCCACGGGCAAGGACATCGACGCGCTGGCCAAGCACATCCAGAACCTGCTCTGCCCCTCCACGCCGCTCTTCTTCAACACCCTGTACGACCCCTACCAGGAGGGCGCCGACTTCGTGCGCGGCTACCCGTTCAGCCTCCGGGAGGGCGTGCCCACCGCCGTGTCGCACGGCCTCTGGCTCAACATCCCCGACTACGACGCCCCCACGCAGCTGGTCAAGCCGCGGGAGCGCAACGGCAGGTACGTCGACGCCGTCATGACCATCCCCAAGGGCTCCCTCTTCCCCATGTGCGGCATGAACCTCGCCTTCGACCGCGAGCTCATCGGCCCGGCCATGTACTTCGGCCTCATGGGCGACGGCCAGCCCATCGGACGCTACGACGACATGTGGGCCGGCTGGTGCGTCAAG GTGATCTGCGACCACCTTGGGCTGGGAGTCAAGACGGGGCTGCCCTACATCTGGCACAGCAAGGCCAGCAACCCGTTCGTGAACCTGAAGAAGGAGTACAAGGGCATCTTCTGGCAGGAGGACATCATCCCCTTCTTCCAGGCCGCGAAGCTGACCAAGGAATGCGACACCGTGCAGAAGTGCTACATCTCGCTCTCGCAGCAGGTCAGGGAGAAGCTCGGCAAGATCGACCCCTACTTCACCAAGCTCGCCGACGCCATGGTCACCTGGATCGAGGCCTGGGACATGCTCAACTCCAAGGACTCCAAGGACTCCAAGGAGGCCGACGCCAACGGCAAGCTCAAGGGGAAGTAG